GAGCGATGAGTACCTGCGGGCGATGAAGACCCTGTGGACGCAGCCCGACCCGGAATTTGAGGGGGAATTCGTCAGCTTCAGCGATATCGAGTGTGAGCCAAAGCCGCTCCAGCAGCCGCCGCCGATCTGGCTCGGCGGTCACTCGGCCCGCGCCATGCGGCGGGTAGTCGAGTTCGGCGACGGTTGGCTGGCCGTACCCAAGAGCGTTGCGGCGTTTCATGACAGCCTGGGCGCCCTCCGGGTCGCCGCCGAACAAGCCGGTCGGGCGATGAGCGATATCCAGATCATGATCAGCCCGATGTACGTCGATTCGGTCGATGCCTACGTCGAAGAGTTCAAACGCTACAGCGCTATGGGCTACGATTCCTTCTTTGCCACGCTGCCCTTCTGGGCCCGGGGCCTGGACGGCATTCAGCAGGCCATGGACGACTTTGCGCGCAAGATGAACATGTAAGCCGGCAAGGGGCAGTCATGGGATGGGCGACGATTGACGGGCTTAAGATTCACTACCACACCGCCGGAGACCTCTCGGCGCCACCGTGCACGGCACGGGCTGCGACGGGCGGGTGTGGGCGCGTCACATGGCAGCCCTGGCCGACCGCCATGCTGCGGTCGCCATTGACCTGCCCGGCCACGGCCGCTCAGCGGGCGACGGTTTTCGGGGGGTGGCGGATTATGCCTATTGTGTGGCCCGGCTGGCCGCCCATCTGGAATGGGACCGCTGTGTTGTCGCCGGCCACTCCCTGGGTGGGGGCATCGCCCTGGCCCTGGCCGTTTACCACGCCGAGTTGCTGGACGGCCTGCTGCTGATCGACACCGGGGCTCGGCTGCGCGTCAATCCGACCATCCTGGAAAATGCCCGTCGGGCGGTCGAGGGCGAACAACCCTTGGCGCTCGATCCGCGCATGGGCTATGCCACAAGCACGCCCCAGTCGGTGATTGACGAAATCGAGGCGCTCAGCGCCGACACCGACCCCCGGGTCACCTACAAAGACTGGATCAGCGACGACAGCTTTGACTTCATGAGCCGGCTGAGCGGCATTCAGGTCCCGAGTCTGGCCATTTGCGGCGATGAGGACCGCTTCACCCCGGTCAAGTACCACGTCTACCTGCGCGACCGGATGCCCAACTGTCAGCTGGCCATCATCACCCGGGCCGGCCATTGGACGTATGCCGAGCAGCCGCAGGCCTTCGACCGGGTTGTCCGCTCCTACCTGGACACGCTTCCTCCGCAACGGAGCGAATAGCGCGGCAGACTCGCGGCAAAGCAAGGCGATCTTCAGACTCCGAAGGAGACGGAACCATGTCTGAGTACACCACCGTGTTCGGCTCACTCGACCGCTACGAAAAAGGCCGGCTCGAAATCATCGACGACGACCCGCGCCACTACGCCTTTTCCAATGTGTTCGAGGTGGCGGCTCAGGCGCAGCCGTATGAAAAAATCGCGGTGGCAAAAAACCTGGAATACGTGGTCGAGGTCATCCGTGCCGAGG
This window of the Desulfurellaceae bacterium genome carries:
- a CDS encoding alpha/beta fold hydrolase yields the protein MHGTGCDGRVWARHMAALADRHAAVAIDLPGHGRSAGDGFRGVADYAYCVARLAAHLEWDRCVVAGHSLGGGIALALAVYHAELLDGLLLIDTGARLRVNPTILENARRAVEGEQPLALDPRMGYATSTPQSVIDEIEALSADTDPRVTYKDWISDDSFDFMSRLSGIQVPSLAICGDEDRFTPVKYHVYLRDRMPNCQLAIITRAGHWTYAEQPQAFDRVVRSYLDTLPPQRSE
- a CDS encoding LLM class flavin-dependent oxidoreductase — protein: SDEYLRAMKTLWTQPDPEFEGEFVSFSDIECEPKPLQQPPPIWLGGHSARAMRRVVEFGDGWLAVPKSVAAFHDSLGALRVAAEQAGRAMSDIQIMISPMYVDSVDAYVEEFKRYSAMGYDSFFATLPFWARGLDGIQQAMDDFARKMNM